The following DNA comes from Quercus robur chromosome 1, dhQueRobu3.1, whole genome shotgun sequence.
aaaaacataaTGTTtagtaaaaactgttaaaaaatgtttttttgaaaaaattaactgTTTAATTAGCCATCATTTTCTTTATAGgttgttcttctttcttttctctatttccATTCATAGACACACATGGACACACCCTTAATCTTTGGAAGTTaatagatagatattattttatttttagaattaaaaagcTTACTTAGGGGTGAAGACATTTAAGAGAGTTCTCTCTATCTCTatgtcaaagagaaagagagagagagagagagagaggcaaagatGCCACTGGCATGTCCGATAACGTGTTAGGAAGTGATAACGACGTTTCAAGCAAGCACGAGGCAGGTAGATTTATATAATTCCATTGAACTATAAGGTGTGGTGAGTTCAGTAAAGAGTTTGGTCACCAGCAACATTGATTTTCTAACGATAATATATCATACATGTAGTCTTCATTCTAGTCCTCCAAAGGATGTGAAACCTCTGTTAGAATTTGACAATTCTGAGTTGTATTTAAACAGGCGTTGTCCTGTAACTCATATAAATTTCTAGTCTTAATGCAATTTCctgattaccaaaaaaaaaattatatgatacATGTTTAgttattaggtttttttttttttttttttgtgttttgcctTTAGAATAGAGGGGTAAAGTTGagtttttaaggaaaaaaaaaaactgtgaacAACTTAGAAAAAGAGAATTATAACTTACCAACggtaatatttatgttttaactAACGACATTGTtacttttgatttttatttaaattatcaaTGGATGGAAAAGACCATccttaaaaaatggaaaagatttctttcaaaaaaaaaaaaaaaaaatggaaaagattttTAACAACTCTCCTAAGTCCTAAGTAATTTAATCGGCAACAGGTGTGGTGTAGTAATCATAActtatttattcaaaatttgaaatttattattattattattatttttaaaaaggtaATGATAATGATGGCTCATTAATCATTCTGTTAACTGACATCACATTCACATCACTCACTCACCCCAGTGTTCCTCCTTCCCCCACCCAATCTCTTCGCTCGTGTGAGAGTGAGTCTGATATTTCCACACgcaaacacacacacatccTCTCTGTCACATTGTACTGTAAATTCATAACTTAAGTCACAGTCACAGTCACACTCACAGTATCAATCAGAGACGTCAATTCTCgctaaaaattgattaatacGATGATGAAAAGcgtaattatcaaaatttaaatacagATTAATAATGTGTTTAaataccgtttattttgttgaaattgaaaaattattgtaaaaagtattataaataaagataaaagttaattgaaatagttgacttataaatagtaccaaaaagtgtagtgggaatataaatagcaaaaaaaataaatagtgaaataattttaatttttcattttaatcaaAATGCACCCGCATTTGTGAATCAAATATTCagcatttgggtttttttttttttttttttttttaatacaagatagtaATTCTACTTTAGTATaatataagtgtatatatgtatgaagCTTTCTCTTTAATACTTGAACTTCGGTACTTATCCTCACACCCACAAATAtttatacttatagagtgaTCATCGTACCAATAGTGTGTGATGATGGCATTTGGGTTCTtaattgggtttgtttttagCTGGGTTTCACGATATTGTTCACAATCTagccaaaaacaaatatatatacatttttgaATTTCGACAGTActatttatatgtttaaaaattattttacaataatattttgggcaaattttttttcaatttttgaaaaataagagaTAACCTAAAACGATAAGCAATTCAAATGCATAGAGATAGACAGAGCTTCGAATTTCTCGCAAATTATGGGTCCCAAAAGACACTTCCTCCCACTCCTCCTTCTCTTCTCCATCTCCGccttcttcctcctcttcctccacTCCTATTTCTCCACCTCTAACCCTAACTCTAACCCTAATTTTATCAATTCCctcaaaaaccctaaccctaagtCCCCCAATTTCACCTTCATCATCAAGGTCCTCGCATTCAACCGCCTCGATTCTCTCTCCCGCTGCCTCCGCTCCCTCGCCGCCGCCGACTACCTCTCCGATCCCGTCCACCTCCATATCCACATTGACCATTTCGCCTCCACCAACAACGATTCTCTCCAACTGGACCGCAATTTGGGATCCTCGCATCGGATCCTGGAGTTCGTCGATGATTTCGACTGGAGATTCGGCGAAAAGCTAGTGCATTATCGGACCGGGAATGCCGGGCTGCAAGCGCAGTGGTTGGAGGCGTGGTGGCCGAGCTCCGATAACGAGTTTGCGTTCGTGGTCGAAGACGATTTGGAAGTGTCGCCGCTTTATTACAGGTTTCTTCGGAGCTTGATTGTGAATTTCTATTACAACGCTTCGAATTACAGTCCGTACATCTTTGGAGCTTCGTTGCAGCGACCTAGGTTCGTTCCAGGTACCGCTTGTTACTTGCTTGGACATAATAACAGATTTACAGAGATCGTAATGTGAATGATTTGTTCGAACACATTGAAATTTATATTGAATTATGAGTCCAACAAAATGTGACAGAGAAagagttttgtttttcttcaaatagaATTAAAGAACCTTAACTCATTAACTGGAAGGTTAGAAAAAGATTCTAAATATATGTTGTTATTGTAAACTGTGTTTTGAAAAGTTGAATTGCGAGTAAGTATTTATGTTCGCTTTACCTGGAAACCTGTTTAATGGCAATTATTTGATTGAATGATGACATTGTAGTTTAGCTTCAATAGCCCGTTACAATTCACAAGGAACTCTCCTAATACCTGATCTTATCATACAAGGAGACTTGATTGAGAGGTGGTCATCAAAAGTTCATTGTCAAGTACAAGAATTCTGTGCAATTCCACTGTACTTCCCTCCCAATGGCCACAGAATTGTGATTGTTCCTATCACGTTCGTGACATTGTAATCAATCAAGCAACAAAATAGCCACCAGAGTTGTCAGTTTTCATTGTTTGTGCCtcattgtttgttttgattgtgaaCAGTCTCTCCGTGATATgaagtctttctttttctgtacTCTCCTTGATTGGAGTTTAGTTTTgccatcttgtttttctttgtccCTCCCTAATCTTATTGATTGTTGTAATTTGGGTTCTTGATCTTTGCCACTGTATTACATTTCCTGTGTACGTGGTTGgatttttattcttaataaaATCACTTacgttatttatcaaaaaaaaaaaaaaaaaagtcaccagagttgttagtttttattatttgggGGTCTTTGGTTTATgcacttaaaaactgaaaattgttgtttgaaaacatgtgtggaaatatgtgtgggtgaaaaaatgtgtgaaaatacgtgtaatgttatttaaaaacatatACCAAACACCCCTAATTGTTGAAAAAAAGCTTGAAATGAGAGTACATAATGATTTAAAATTTCAGCAAGTAACTTTATGTATGACATGCCTATTGCAATATGTGTCATTCCTTTGCCTGTTTAAACTAGCCTTGTTACTTTCAATTTAAGTCAATGTGCTggttgactctttttttttttaatcatgcaAAAGGACTATCATATCTATGTTTGCTTCCTATTGTATTTTCATGAATAACTATTATGCCAGTGACCCTTGTTACACATTTGCCTAGAACCAACTTTTGGTTTGTTAGTTTTCATCCCTTTATGATTTCCTATTGAGTtacttattgaaaaaaaaagatttcctcTTGAGTTAATTGGTTGCTGGCTACAGGTAAACATGGAAACAAAATACAATTAGATAACAATGCACGACTTTTCTTGTACCAGTTGGTTGGCACTTGGGGCCAGCTTCTCTTTCCCAAACCTTGGAAAGAGTTCAGGTTGTGGTATGACATACACAAGGCAAAAGGCATTAAGCCATTTCTTGAGGGGATGGTAATCAAATTTAAATGTCACTCATATTTTGTTGACTTTTATCTTTCTTGGAAAGCTTTTAGTATTAACAACATCttgattaaattttaaaatttttgtgcagGTGACAACAGGATGGTACAAGAAGATGGGGGAGAGAATATGGACTCCTTGgtttattaaatttattcatTCACACGGTTATTTTAATATCTACACCAATTTTTTACGTGAGAGAGCACTTAGTGTCTCTCACAGGGACGCTGGTGTTAACTACGGAAAAACAGCTGGTCCTGATTCTCATTTATTGGATGAAAGTTCTcttgatttcaattttttggaaATGCAACCCTTGAGTAATCTGAAATGGTATGATTTCTGTTTCAAAGAAGTACTTCCTGGAAGAGTTGTAACAAGCGATGCTGAACTTGGGTCTGTTCTTTATGGTGTGCAGAATCAGAAGTCCATTATTTTGGTAAGCCTCTTTGGGGTATCAGAGCCGGTCACTAGGAACTTGCTATGTCATTTTGAGAGGCTAAATATTTGGAACTACATATTTATGGGCCCTGAATCTGACTTCTTACTCGATCTATCAAGAAGGGGACATCCAGTGATTAATGCTGACAAGTTTCTCTATAGTGTTAGAGCTTACAAATCAATGACGTTTCAAGATTCTAATGCAGAGCTGATTAAGGAGATTTTAATGAAGGCCTATGTCATCAAGAAGTGCTTGGAGTATAGGTATAACTCTTGGATGGTGGATGGGAAGATGCTTTTCACCAGTAGTGACCTGTTTCTTGAAACCATTGATCCCACTGTTGATTTCTATGTTGGGAAAAGATTGGAACTTATGCATGTCAGAAGCTCATCTTCTGCTGAGAAATTCTGGACTGGTGCTATAATGTCCAAGGTTGCTGAGATGGTGGACTCTTTGACGAGGAAAGCTTCAATATCAAGAGATGGCATGAATTTTGTGTATGTAGCGGCAAACTTATTGGAACAGAAGGGTGTGAGGATTAAAAGGGTTGATGAGACAAGCCTTGGCCTGAATATTGATACCAATAATGTTAGTCAATCTTCTTTAGGGGGTGGAAAGAAGATGGTTTTTTGGTCTAGTGAGATAGTTTTAGATTTAATTCAGAAGCGGCTTCAAGAGTTGGGTATGTGGTTTGTGGATAGTGACTTTTCGTGCATAGCTGTTGTTTGTCACAGGTTATAGCACATGTGGCAGCAATTAAATTTGAATCTTTGTATTTTATCTGTAAAAATTTTGCTCATATTCTTTAATGCCATTTTATCTTAGTTGTAAACCAAATCAAGTCTGGCAAATTTCGGAACATTGGCACTCTTCAAATTATTTGCTTGACCTTTACTGTTTTGTAATGGAGCCATGCTTCCAGGCCAACTTGGACAACGAAGGGTAGATATGGTTCATAAGGACTACGCTAACAATGTATTTGGATGGGGAAGATCTGAGAGGAGTATAGAGGAATTTGGGGGTATATATGTCCCTCTGGTAGGATACCCCTTTTTTCAATTCCCCAAAGCAGTGGGAGGGATTCTGAGTTTTGTAGacctttatttatatttttattgtttccctcaatgttttctcaaaattacaattttattctaaaCCTAACCAGATCAAATATcctctcaaactcaaaccaAGTTGTCTTGTAAAGGTAAACATGCTCAGCTCAGAGGTGCCACTGAGTCCTCTTGCACGACGTCAAAAGATCAAGCTCCACAACcttcagtctctctctctctctctgtgtttctcTCATGTTTTCGATGCTAGCTGGATTCACTCTTTTTCtgtctcccccccccccccttttttttgtagaTTTGTTCAgtttaatgcaaaaaatttcaaatttgggcTGATTTTAGATCTGAAtattgtgtgaaaaaaaaaatgtcatgttaCGAAAGTGATTGGTTTAAACCCTTATTTAAAGTCAATGTGTTCAAACACTTCAGGGTTAAGGCTGTGGCAAGTTTCCCTTTGTCCACAGTTGTGTCACTAGATACCTTTCTCAGCCTTTTGGCTAAGATCGAGAATTGTCAGTTGTCACTAATTTTGTGTATACAACATGAACCTCAACATtacattttattgaaaaagtGTAAAATTCGGAATGAGTTCCTTATAGTGGTTGTGAATCTTTTGATCtcatttctctttctatttttgttgAAGAAAAACAAGGGCCATCTTATATTGCTCTCAATTGGCATGTTATCTTACTCAAACCTTTTTGACTTCTCTTGGGAAGAACATCATTCTTGCTTACTACCTCTTGATGTCATACTTTGGATGTAGAACACTGGATATGAACATAATTAGCTTCTCAATTGAGGTCACTGTTTGATTCATTCTTATAACATCagcttaattttaaaattttttgttgaaggtGATATGCatttccttacaattttttgCATGATGCCAGACCTTTGTCAATGTGTGGGTGGACGCCAAATTGGGACACGTAATGCTCTTGTTCACAGAACCTGCTTAACAAGTTCAGTTCACGTATAGTCTTAGAATAGTGTCTGATATAGTGTCTATGATATAATTTGTGTTATACTTATATGCATTGTTGACACCAGAACCTTTTCCTTTGCCGAAGAAGAATCatgataatagaaaaaaaatccagtttCTACCTCGGGCTCATGCAAGATGCAACTGGATCTAACAATCTGTATTGCCAGTAAATTTGTGAATAGTAATCCCTTTATGCGGCCTGCAGATGTATCCTTGCATTTTAATGAGGGTCACGATGTGATACAAAATTCTGGTGTCTAGAGGTTCAGGAAATGTTGGTTCGAATAGAGGGCATCCTtttctaccctttttttttcaataccgTATTTAGTATGTTTTGTTAAAGCTTTTTGGTGATATTTCATCTCTGTAGGTGAGGAACAAAGTCTGTGCATGTCTACATGTTTCTACGTTAGTTTCAAAGTATCACATTGAATCGCATTATGATGATACCAATCCAAGAACAAATGCTTTAGGCTTCTCGTTACATCCAAAAATGACTTGCTCTTTTCCAAGAAAAATAGTGGAAGATTTTgacaaggaaaattattagatacttcCGGAGTATGGTGATGTGGTGCTCCCTCTTCTTACATCTATGGGAGTACCTATTAATTATTCCCTCAACAGCACTAGGGGTCTTTGCAAACAATCTTGACAAAGCACATATGCTAGTGGTGTCAGCTAACAATCTTAGAGTCTTGACAGAACACACATGCTAGTAGCTTGGAGgcaattttttatgaaaagaaaattaaaatattcagAATACAGAGTGAATAGAGTTTTTAATGGAATTGTATTTGTGTgttaatttgtatatatatatatgacgtTGTTTCATTGGAGGATTTAAGACctatttggtaatgttgtttgaACAAAagttttcgttgtttaaacaatataacaaatattTCCACAACGTTTTTTCACCCAtatttattttcacaatacttaaaCAATATTAATAGAAATCTCTTATCAAACGGGCTTTAAAGTTCTAAATAATAGGTTCTAGGAATcctaatgaatttttttgggggagaaaaaaaaaaaaggattttggaTCAAGCCCAGCCCAAATGAGTTGCACATTTTTGGGCACAACACAGCCCACTCTGAATGTTTTGGGTTTCACCAATTTGTATCTAGTCATTACAAATTTCTTAGTAAAGACTGTCACAGGCGAGCGTGGATGTGTGGACTAAAGTTGCCGAAGCCctgctaaaaaaatataaataacaaattatattCTTAAAGTTTGAATTAATATTGATTTTGTCCTCTAAAATTCTAAAATCATGATCCACATCCCTAACGTTAAATaatatttggattttcttttgttaatctCCATTATTAAGGTGGCAGTTAAGTGTCACTTAAGTTTGTAATCTCCATGATTGATCAAATTATACATGACATGTTTATAAATTCacatcacctttttttttgaggggaatgCACTTCACTAAAtagaaaatatcaaaatctaacccaaaaaaaaaagagagaagtaaaaaaaattaaaaaatatatattatctctTCTCTTTCCTCTCATCAACATGATCCAGTccgctctctctccctctcttctccAATTTGGTATCATATTTTTGAGTAAAAAGATAGAGCATGTGGTATCATATTTCATTGCAACAACACTAAGTCTAAAGGGAtaacactttatttatttatttactaatgtgacaaattgtgattgatatacaataaaagtgatgttagtggtggTCTCATGTAAAAGTAACGTTACGCAAATCATAATCTATCacctcaataattatgaaattttttatgtttgtagcattgtttaaaagaaaataaaaatcatcaatGTAAAGCAACCAATCAAAGATTCTGCTAACATGGTTGAAGAGAGCAAAAGATATCATTCAAAaactgatttatttatttatttaatattttttaagtggGGAGAGAAGATTTGAATCACGAACATCTTCATCAAACACTAAGAATACACCTAAAGGATCATTGGTCACTCTAAAACTTATTTATGTTTCTACAGTATGTTTATGATGATGTATGAACAAAtattaacaataacaaaatcttTAAATCAATCACCTAAGAAAAAATATAGCATAAAAAGTAAGTCTACGACTCTTATGAGCCACAAGCAAtgattttcttcctctctcttttttataatttgatagttacaacaatgggagagaggaaaagagggggggggggggggtttaaaCCTTTGGcatctcattgaaaaatataagaaagtgccaattgagttataaaactctTGGGCATTAACAATGTTCCTCTCTTTTCCACAAATTTCAGAAAATTATAGAATGAGATTCTTATTGTCTGTAGACATTATTAAGGCATAGTTCTCATTATTCAAATTACTACATAAtttctaaggtttttttttttttttttttttggttataaccATAATCTCTAAGCTTTGAGTATTCATAATTGTAGATTTCAATTAGTTCCATTGGTAAATTCTCTTGTGATCAAATAAGAGACTTTAGATTGAATCTTACACCAAAAAAGAATTCATTAATATCTTGGAAAGATGATAAAGACAAATCATCATGGAGCatgtataatataaatttaaaaattattagttaagattaaaaaactaaagTTGAGATGACTGATGACAGattatgatttaattttattcagatgattgctttcaaaaaaaaaaaaaattttattcagaTGGTTTAATCTTATTCAGTTATGCACAACTAAATAAGATTATATTCCATTAATTTAATCTTGGACTGAAGTTGCGGTGTATGTATTATATAGAAATGTGCATAACTGAATGAGATTAAATTACGCCCAGTCATTATATGAATAGTCAagtacaaaaaacaaaaaaaaaaaaaaaaatataaacaccACAGCTTCAGTCCAAATATAAATATCAAACTCcaagcaaaaaagaagaagcaagttATGAAACTGGGATTTTTAATCCACAGTCCAAAATCCCGCTCACTGAGCTCCGATCTCATTTTACTCATTCTACAACAACTTGTACAAACTCATGGAGTGCCCAAGAATTTTCCCATGGAGTGTATATATTAGATAGAGATGAGTGTGGAAACTAGCAGTAATATTGTGGAGAATAATTAGACTAGTACCCCAAATATATGtcaaaaccaaaacaatctATAGATGCCTTTAGTAGTATCTATTTCTCTCCTACTCCTACTCGTAGATTAGACAATTTTTTAACTCATAACCTACCTAAACATGTGAGACATGTTAGTGGTTTTACtctgtggatggaggatgttcctccaCACCTTCATCATGTTCTTATCTCCAATTATggttgagttaaaaaaaaaaaaaatgcaattttgaGATATTtcttctcaatatatatatgtcaaaatgggaaaagaatattttaccttatgataataataattcaataagATAAGCACTTCTcatctatatattaatatattactaaaagctgaagcgtagcgtttaatgcAACTGCTCTCACGTTGCTGCCACATCAGCTGTCACGTCATTTTAAAGAGTATAATGTGTTAGGGCCTTAGGGGTATCTAAGTCCCAAACCCCTTGTATTGTCCTAGTGAAAGCCAAGTCTTTCATATTATCCTAGTCTAGGTTTATTTTTCTAGAAATCCTAATCTTATTTGTATTAGTACCGTAACTCAAGGGTTAGTCGATTACATATActtttctcactctctttt
Coding sequences within:
- the LOC126723523 gene encoding uncharacterized protein LOC126723523 produces the protein MGPKRHFLPLLLLFSISAFFLLFLHSYFSTSNPNSNPNFINSLKNPNPKSPNFTFIIKVLAFNRLDSLSRCLRSLAAADYLSDPVHLHIHIDHFASTNNDSLQLDRNLGSSHRILEFVDDFDWRFGEKLVHYRTGNAGLQAQWLEAWWPSSDNEFAFVVEDDLEVSPLYYRFLRSLIVNFYYNASNYSPYIFGASLQRPRFVPGKHGNKIQLDNNARLFLYQLVGTWGQLLFPKPWKEFRLWYDIHKAKGIKPFLEGMVTTGWYKKMGERIWTPWFIKFIHSHGYFNIYTNFLRERALSVSHRDAGVNYGKTAGPDSHLLDESSLDFNFLEMQPLSNLKWYDFCFKEVLPGRVVTSDAELGSVLYGVQNQKSIILVSLFGVSEPVTRNLLCHFERLNIWNYIFMGPESDFLLDLSRRGHPVINADKFLYSVRAYKSMTFQDSNAELIKEILMKAYVIKKCLEYRYNSWMVDGKMLFTSSDLFLETIDPTVDFYVGKRLELMHVRSSSSAEKFWTGAIMSKVAEMVDSLTRKASISRDGMNFVYVAANLLEQKGVRIKRVDETSLGLNIDTNNVSQSSLGGGKKMVFWSSEIVLDLIQKRLQELGMWFVDSDFSCIAVVCHRL